The following coding sequences lie in one Eubacterium ventriosum genomic window:
- the rsmH gene encoding 16S rRNA (cytosine(1402)-N(4))-methyltransferase RsmH has protein sequence MDINNENINNNENNNENINSEKPHKRRVRYKGTHPRTYAEKYKEHNPEKYKDTIEKVISKGSTPAGMHISICVKEILEFLDIKPGQIGLDATLGYGGHTLQMLKKLDRKGHIYGLDIDPIEIKKTTKRLADKGFGKDVLTTINTNFRNIDQVAKEHGPFDFILADLGVSSMQIDNPERGFTYKYEGPLDLRLNPEKGISAAERLRDISVDELEGMFIENSDEPYAYEIAKAIVARNRTNNKIETTTDLKNVIEKSLCVVPQKERKEAVKKSCARVFQALRIDVNNEFEVLYDFLEKLPDALASGGRVAVLTFHSGEDRLVKKSFKALQKQGVYSEVAKDVIRPSAEECNTNPRARSTKMRWAIKA, from the coding sequence ATGGATATTAATAACGAAAACATAAACAATAATGAAAATAATAACGAGAATATAAACAGCGAAAAGCCGCATAAAAGACGTGTGCGTTACAAAGGCACACATCCAAGAACTTACGCTGAAAAGTATAAAGAGCATAATCCGGAAAAATATAAGGATACCATTGAGAAGGTTATTAGTAAGGGAAGTACTCCGGCAGGTATGCATATTTCAATATGTGTAAAGGAGATTCTAGAGTTTTTGGATATTAAACCGGGACAGATTGGTCTGGATGCCACACTTGGATATGGTGGACATACTTTACAGATGCTTAAGAAGTTAGATAGAAAAGGACATATCTATGGATTGGATATTGATCCTATTGAAATAAAAAAGACAACTAAGCGTTTGGCAGACAAAGGTTTTGGGAAAGATGTTCTTACTACAATAAATACTAATTTTAGAAACATAGATCAGGTAGCTAAGGAACACGGACCTTTTGATTTTATTTTGGCGGACCTTGGGGTGTCATCAATGCAGATTGACAATCCGGAAAGAGGTTTTACTTATAAGTATGAAGGACCACTTGATTTAAGATTGAATCCAGAAAAAGGAATTTCGGCAGCAGAAAGACTTAGAGATATTTCTGTAGATGAGCTGGAAGGAATGTTTATTGAAAACTCAGATGAGCCATATGCATATGAAATTGCAAAAGCTATAGTTGCAAGAAATAGAACAAATAATAAGATTGAAACAACTACTGATTTAAAAAACGTAATTGAGAAATCTTTATGTGTTGTGCCACAAAAAGAGAGAAAAGAAGCAGTAAAGAAAAGCTGTGCAAGAGTTTTTCAGGCATTAAGAATTGATGTAAACAATGAATTTGAAGTGTTGTATGATTTTCTTGAAAAACTTCCGGATGCTTTGGCAAGTGGCGGAAGAGTGGCAGTGCTTACATTTCATTCAGGAGAAGACCGTCTTGTAAAGAAATCATTTAAGGCTTTACAGAAGCAGGGAGTTTACAGTGAAGTTGCAAAAGATGTTATAAGACCAAGTGCAGAGGAATGTAACACTAATCCAAGAGCAAGGTCAACAAAGATGCGCTGGGCAATAAAGGCTTAA